The sequence AATCTGGGGCAGCTTGACAGCCGTGAGATCGCCAAAAATCGTACGCGCGAGTTGCACCAGAATAAGACCAATCCCCCACGTAGCCAGCAAACTCTCGAGCGGACGATTGTAAAGACGGCGAATAACCAGAGACTCCACAAGCAAACCCATACTGCCAGCCGCGAGAAATGCAACCGGCAAAGACAGCAAAAAAAACAGATCGATATACGCAGCGGGCAGGACAATCATACAAATATTCTGAACAATAAACGTAAAATAAGCCCCAACCATCATAAACTCGCCGTGCGCCATATTGATAATACCCATCTGCCCATAAATAACCGCCAGACCAAGCGCAATCAGAATCAAAATAGACCCCAGACTGAGACCGACAAAAGCAGTCTGGATCACCATCATAATCTGGTTAAAAGTTTCCAACCCCTGAATCGCATTTCGTATCTCGTTCCGAACCGCGGGATCCAACTCGGCAATATTGCCACTGGCATCGGGTTCAACACGCGCGCGCAAAAAAGAAAGAACAAATGTATTATTGAGTCCACCCAGCGCTTTAGCCGCATTGAGACGAACTTCGGGACTGGGATGTGCGAGTTCGAGCTTGCCCAGAGCAACGCGCATCAAATTTTGAATACTACTATCCGTTTCTTTCTCCAGAGCATCGCGCAACATGGCAATCGCGCCCAGACCACCGCGATTGCCCAGCGTCTCTACAGCAACGCGGCGCTTGCCGGGATCCGGATGAAAAATCTCCATCTGCGTGAGAAAGGGTTGAATAAGCGCGCGGATGCGGCGGTTGCTATCAATCTCTTCCAGATCGATCAGCGGCGCAATAAGGGGCTTGCCCTCATCGTCTAAAATGGGATGGCGTTTGGGATAGGCGGTATAGAGCGGGGCGAAGGTATCGCCATAATCGTCTTCTTGCATTTCGCCGATAATGACGAGTTCGTTATTCTTCAGATAGAGTTCACCGTTAAAAAGCGCGACCATCAAGGCGTAATAAGCGACATCTTGTGCATCCGAAATAGCCTTGACAGCCGTTGTAATACTATCGCGGTTATTGCTAACAATGCGCCCGAGTTGCAACTGGTGATCCATCTGTGCATGGACGGAAGATGCGCTCAGAATGAAAACCAGCGCACAGATAGAGCGCAAAAAATTGTGGCGTTGTATTTTCATGTGTTTAAGTCAGCACCACCACAGCGAGAGACACCGCCCGCCTGGGAGAGACCAGAGGAAAGCGGCATCCCTCTTTTGTGGGAGGTATAAAATTAAAACGTAAAAATAGATTCAAAAGCAAACCTGGTCACTTCGGAATCAATATCGCGACGCAATTCGGCCAACACACCCCAGTTATCGGTAATCGCGTAGCTGGGACTAAAAGTAATCTCCGTAAACTTTCCATCGGCATCTGTATCCAGACCGCTATAGCGCACCGTGGCACCAACCTTGTCGGACAAAGCCATATTGCCCATCAAAATCCAGCCATAGCCACCATTGCCACTTTCCCCCCAGTTCGCCAGATAATTGTATTCCGCAGCCAGTGTCACAGGACCCGTGGCATACATTCCCCAGGCATTGAGAAGCGACTGCTCAAAACCACCCATATCTTCCCAGAGATACGCGACCTTCGCCGTAAATGCTTCAACAGGTGTAAAAGCAACCTGTGCTTCAAAACCCAGATCGTCAAAGCTGGTATCGGTCCCATCCCACACACTGGAAACAACAGAACCAAAGAACCCGACCATGCCATTGCCAAAACCCACAGCGGCGCCATTTTGATAACCACCATAGACAAGCGTCGCAGAATAAGAATATTGATACAGACCCGTGGGTTCCGCGGTCTCCCAACCCGAACAACTCAAAAACTTACCGCCCGTAATGCTAACGCCATTCGGCGCTTTGTAAGTCACAAAAGCCTGCTCGAGATCAACAGAGCCACCACTGAGGCTATTGATATCAGCCTGGGCTGACAGCCCGTGTCCATAATTGTAAATAAAGTCAACTTCAAACTGATCAAAAGACAGACTATTGGATTTGGTTGCCGTATCATACGTTGACGACATATCGAAAAATCCCGTAACCGTGAGGTTATCTGTAATTTTGATCTGAGCAAATGACGAAGTGGCGGAAAAAGCCAGCAGCGCGAGAAGCAGCAACAGTTTTTTCATTTTTTTCTCCTGTTTTGTGGGCGGCGCAACTCGTTGCCCGCCCAAATTTTTACTGACCGAGCATATAGGTGCCCATGTACTTGACATGATCGCAATCTTTGTCCGCACTCGTGATATCGTCCCAGGGATCGGGAGCGACGAGACCATCGGTCTCATATACAATCTTGAATTGACCGTTCTTGCGGATCTCGC is a genomic window of Gemmatimonadota bacterium containing:
- a CDS encoding outer membrane beta-barrel protein, whose protein sequence is MKKLLLLLALLAFSATSSFAQIKITDNLTVTGFFDMSSTYDTATKSNSLSFDQFEVDFIYNYGHGLSAQADINSLSGGSVDLEQAFVTYKAPNGVSITGGKFLSCSGWETAEPTGLYQYSYSATLVYGGYQNGAAVGFGNGMVGFFGSVVSSVWDGTDTSFDDLGFEAQVAFTPVEAFTAKVAYLWEDMGGFEQSLLNAWGMYATGPVTLAAEYNYLANWGESGNGGYGWILMGNMALSDKVGATVRYSGLDTDADGKFTEITFSPSYAITDNWGVLAELRRDIDSEVTRFAFESIFTF
- the urtB gene encoding urea ABC transporter permease subunit UrtB, coding for MKIQRHNFLRSICALVFILSASSVHAQMDHQLQLGRIVSNNRDSITTAVKAISDAQDVAYYALMVALFNGELYLKNNELVIIGEMQEDDYGDTFAPLYTAYPKRHPILDDEGKPLIAPLIDLEEIDSNRRIRALIQPFLTQMEIFHPDPGKRRVAVETLGNRGGLGAIAMLRDALEKETDSSIQNLMRVALGKLELAHPSPEVRLNAAKALGGLNNTFVLSFLRARVEPDASGNIAELDPAVRNEIRNAIQGLETFNQIMMVIQTAFVGLSLGSILILIALGLAVIYGQMGIINMAHGEFMMVGAYFTFIVQNICMIVLPAAYIDLFFLLSLPVAFLAAGSMGLLVESLVIRRLYNRPLESLLATWGIGLILVQLARTIFGDLTAVKLPQILSGGFELAPQVMLPYNRIFIIGLTAVILIGLAAFFFKTRFGLRLRAVTQNREMSACMGVPTRRVDAIAFFIGTGIAGIAGWAMTLIGNVVPNMGQTYIVDAFLVVVVGGVGKILGTIVAGLGIGVSNKVIEPFAEAVYAKVLILGLIILFLQLRPTGIFPAKGRDE